In Terriglobus sp. TAA 43, a single window of DNA contains:
- a CDS encoding alkaline phosphatase family protein, with amino-acid sequence MKQLLATLLLAATPLAAVRPTPAQERKPMVVVISLDAFGASLLHDPVLPVPTLHSLMQSGAWATSMQPVNPTVTWPNHTAMVTGVTPAKHGLIANGLIHGQRTGGPIGVEFHADKSKLVHVPTVYDEAKAKGLVTAEMDWVAVENAGIDYSFFEQPVESSKLIQEMIASGDLKPEELKNFNHGPSQPYRDRLYTRGAIYAIKHHHPSLTLLHLLTLDGTEHAYGYKTQAGDNGVAFLDDQVKEVINAVREAGDLDRTTFLIVSDHGQSSVHHSVDPNAVLKNAGIQPSEAAALAEGGATYIYETHANAALTEKIKAAFAASPATDTIPTESEMVAQGWPRPANNDTAPDVIVYAKEDWKFGGVRPNAPNPEPQTGAHGYPNTRPLMQEIFIASGAAIKPHAGEQPSFPNLDVAATIAKILGLSYSNMDGKPLTNILK; translated from the coding sequence GTGAAACAACTTCTTGCAACACTCCTGCTGGCGGCAACTCCGCTCGCAGCAGTTCGTCCCACACCGGCACAGGAACGCAAGCCGATGGTGGTGGTCATCAGCCTCGACGCATTTGGCGCGTCACTCCTGCACGATCCCGTGCTCCCCGTTCCCACTCTGCACAGCCTGATGCAGTCCGGCGCATGGGCCACCAGCATGCAGCCTGTAAATCCCACGGTCACCTGGCCCAATCACACTGCCATGGTTACCGGCGTCACGCCCGCAAAGCACGGCCTAATCGCGAACGGCCTCATCCACGGCCAGCGCACCGGCGGCCCAATTGGCGTGGAGTTCCACGCAGATAAATCAAAGCTGGTACACGTACCCACCGTCTATGACGAAGCCAAAGCCAAGGGCCTCGTCACAGCAGAGATGGATTGGGTCGCCGTAGAAAATGCAGGCATCGATTACAGCTTCTTTGAACAGCCCGTGGAATCCAGCAAGCTGATCCAGGAGATGATTGCCTCCGGCGACCTGAAGCCCGAAGAGCTGAAGAACTTCAATCACGGCCCATCGCAGCCTTACCGCGATCGGCTCTACACACGCGGTGCAATCTATGCCATCAAGCATCATCACCCGAGCCTGACGCTGCTGCACCTGCTCACGTTAGACGGCACGGAACACGCATACGGTTACAAGACGCAGGCAGGCGATAACGGCGTCGCGTTTCTTGATGATCAGGTGAAGGAAGTCATCAACGCCGTGCGCGAAGCAGGCGATCTCGACCGCACCACCTTCCTCATCGTCAGCGATCACGGCCAGTCCAGCGTGCACCACAGCGTTGATCCGAACGCCGTGCTGAAGAACGCAGGCATTCAACCCAGTGAAGCCGCCGCACTCGCCGAAGGCGGCGCAACGTACATCTATGAAACGCATGCCAACGCAGCGTTAACTGAGAAGATCAAAGCCGCCTTCGCTGCCAGCCCCGCAACGGATACCATTCCGACCGAGAGCGAGATGGTTGCGCAGGGATGGCCGCGTCCTGCCAACAACGACACCGCACCAGACGTCATCGTCTACGCGAAAGAGGACTGGAAGTTCGGTGGCGTAAGGCCCAACGCTCCCAATCCCGAACCGCAGACCGGAGCACACGGCTATCCCAACACGCGTCCGCTCATGCAGGAGATCTTCATCGCCAGCGGTGCGGCCATCAAGCCCCACGCAGGCGAACAGCCATCGTTCCCCAACCTTGACGTGGCCGCGACCATCGCAAAGATTCTCGGCCTCTCTTACAGCAACATGGATGGCAAGCCGCTCACCAACATCCTGAAGTAA
- a CDS encoding VWA domain-containing protein, whose protein sequence is MKRSLAPMVAASVLMLFFTAMAPSQTAPPTQKQAPSASTGTEPQRSADGSYTLRRSARLVVLDVVVTDRNDKIITGLPRSAFHVTELDQPQTLLNFEEAGAHSVPTTASIHSTAELDRVAPQAPVNILLLDEFNTRFEDMAFARYSLKKILQKQPDKLTTPTMLIAVSLNNFTVLQDYTQDKQALIAALDHHFVAFPWQVHNGGWVAERFATAFGTLTRVAEAVIGHPGHKNMVWIGRGFPAYNFINGPVDTENRVNNAVQQCVNELRDARITLYPVAPAGLTVSPGGGYGPDAAFNDPFGGNYQFTKLAVATGGRSFYGRNDVDTVIGDGIRDGGSFYSLAYRPTTTSADPKKFRRIKVTLDDPNMKAITREGYYVELPPARVNPVNPSRRLAFEVLSADSSNMVYDGVPITLTPDAQNPDAFNIFIDGNGLIWSNATDTDPRRAEVVVVASTFDKKNKELKRISRIVRVAAQDVPPVGQIHHNMDLHFILDHDPKAVRARFVIRVSATGRIGTADAKLNQPTQAQTKTAN, encoded by the coding sequence ATGAAGCGAAGTCTCGCACCGATGGTAGCCGCATCCGTACTCATGCTGTTCTTCACTGCAATGGCACCATCGCAGACAGCTCCGCCCACGCAAAAGCAGGCACCATCCGCCTCCACCGGCACGGAGCCACAGCGTTCAGCCGACGGCAGTTACACCTTGCGCCGCAGCGCACGCCTCGTCGTCCTGGATGTAGTAGTCACAGACCGCAACGACAAGATCATCACCGGCCTGCCCAGGTCAGCCTTTCACGTCACCGAACTCGACCAACCGCAGACGCTGCTCAACTTTGAAGAAGCCGGCGCGCACTCCGTCCCCACCACAGCGTCTATCCATTCCACTGCAGAGCTGGATCGCGTCGCACCGCAGGCACCGGTGAACATCCTCCTCCTCGACGAGTTCAACACGCGTTTTGAGGACATGGCATTCGCCCGCTACTCGCTGAAAAAGATACTGCAGAAACAGCCTGACAAACTCACCACACCCACCATGCTGATCGCCGTCAGCCTCAACAACTTCACTGTCCTGCAGGACTACACGCAGGACAAACAGGCGCTCATCGCCGCGCTCGATCATCACTTCGTCGCATTTCCCTGGCAGGTACACAACGGCGGCTGGGTCGCCGAACGCTTTGCCACCGCCTTCGGCACACTCACACGCGTAGCAGAAGCCGTCATCGGCCATCCCGGTCACAAGAACATGGTGTGGATTGGCCGCGGCTTTCCCGCTTACAACTTCATCAACGGCCCAGTGGACACAGAGAACCGCGTGAACAACGCGGTGCAGCAATGCGTGAATGAATTGCGCGACGCCCGCATAACGCTCTACCCCGTGGCCCCCGCCGGTCTCACAGTGAGCCCCGGTGGCGGCTACGGCCCCGACGCAGCTTTTAACGATCCCTTCGGCGGCAACTACCAGTTCACAAAACTCGCCGTGGCAACAGGCGGTCGCAGCTTCTACGGCCGCAACGACGTCGACACAGTCATCGGCGACGGCATTCGCGATGGCGGCAGCTTCTACTCGCTCGCCTACCGCCCCACCACGACCTCAGCCGATCCCAAGAAATTTCGCCGCATCAAGGTCACACTCGACGACCCCAACATGAAAGCAATCACCCGCGAAGGCTATTACGTCGAGTTACCACCAGCGCGCGTGAATCCCGTGAACCCATCGCGTCGCCTCGCCTTTGAAGTGCTCTCCGCAGATAGCAGCAACATGGTCTACGACGGCGTCCCCATCACGCTCACACCCGACGCGCAAAACCCCGACGCGTTCAACATCTTCATCGACGGCAACGGACTCATCTGGTCCAACGCAACAGACACAGACCCACGCCGCGCGGAAGTCGTAGTAGTAGCGTCCACCTTCGACAAGAAGAACAAGGAACTGAAACGCATCTCACGCATCGTCCGTGTAGCCGCGCAGGACGTTCCACCCGTAGGCCAGATTCACCACAACATGGATCTGCACTTCATCCTCGATCATGATCCCAAAGCAGTCCGCGCACGCTTCGTCATCCGCGTCTCGGCCACAGGCCGCATCGGCACCGCCGACGCCAAGCTGAACCAGCCAACACAGGCACAAACCAAAACCGCAAACTAG
- a CDS encoding VWA domain-containing protein — MANTLRSLACISLCASVALAQQQQQSPVQLNTPVQQAPTPQPGQPASTGTSIQQVGDSSSQSFTLRVDSNMVLTNVVVRDKKTGVVIKDLKASDFTILENNKAQKISSFDYQTVDQAARLNEATVSGKAPTIAQILDRSMGADQKQLRDHRLIVMFFDLSSMQDEDIDRAVQAAKDYINKKMAPADLVAVASLSTSLSLDHDFTADKDQLLRTVSKLNGTNEGAGFANGATADTDVTSEDGTGFTADDTEYNNLNTDRQLYAIQTIAKSLEKLEQHKSMLYFSGGLTRQGIENQASMRAATNEAVKANMAIYSVDSRGLEALSPLGDASTGSLRGTSAYSGRAMQSRLDSNFASQETLGTLASDTGGKFFSDSNDFGPAFAQIQHDTEAYYILGFRSTDQRRDGVFRHLTVKLNNHPDAKLEYRPGYYAPADFKHQKTEDREYALNEQLKSDLPAMDISMYLEAFYFRVAPNEYYIPMSLIVPGSQIPFTRSKDQDKATLDIVGQVKNAQGIAVGNARETIKLSVDGNLGAARRNIQYSTGFSLAPGHYHVKFVARENETGNMGSFETDLVVPDQRKQPIKLSSVVLSSQRTPAAQQPRRPGPMPPGMHAPVNPLVQDGQQFVPNVPHVFRQDAHLYLLYELYDPAKAAAVAQQQAVTEANAKQSGMKSRPASGGIHVLTSIEFLQNGAKVFETPLVAADTLNEAERGAVGFTFDVPLDTLKPGTYICQVNVVDDTAGTFTFPRLAVKVVAPTPTAAPANPATPAVPTSTSATPAGN; from the coding sequence ATGGCCAACACGCTCCGTTCACTCGCATGCATTTCGTTGTGCGCCAGTGTTGCGCTCGCGCAACAGCAACAACAGTCTCCGGTGCAATTGAACACGCCCGTGCAGCAGGCTCCTACACCACAGCCGGGACAGCCTGCGTCTACCGGAACCAGCATTCAACAGGTGGGCGATAGTTCGTCGCAGAGTTTTACGCTGCGAGTCGATTCGAACATGGTGCTCACCAATGTGGTGGTGCGCGATAAGAAGACAGGCGTGGTGATCAAGGACCTAAAGGCTTCTGACTTCACCATTCTTGAGAACAACAAAGCGCAGAAGATTTCATCGTTCGACTATCAGACTGTGGATCAAGCCGCGCGTTTGAATGAAGCCACAGTGAGCGGAAAAGCACCGACGATTGCGCAGATTCTGGATCGCAGCATGGGAGCGGATCAGAAGCAGTTGCGGGATCATCGTTTGATCGTGATGTTCTTTGATCTGTCGAGCATGCAGGATGAAGACATTGATCGTGCTGTGCAAGCTGCGAAGGATTACATCAACAAGAAGATGGCGCCCGCCGATCTGGTGGCCGTGGCAAGCCTGAGTACATCGCTTTCGCTGGACCATGATTTCACCGCAGATAAAGACCAGTTGCTGCGTACGGTGAGCAAGCTCAACGGCACCAATGAGGGTGCGGGATTCGCAAACGGTGCTACTGCAGATACTGACGTGACCAGTGAAGACGGCACCGGCTTTACTGCAGATGACACCGAATACAACAACCTGAATACCGATCGCCAGCTCTACGCGATTCAGACCATTGCAAAGAGTCTGGAGAAGCTGGAACAGCATAAGAGCATGTTGTACTTCAGCGGTGGCTTAACGCGCCAGGGCATTGAAAATCAAGCCAGCATGCGTGCCGCGACGAATGAAGCCGTGAAGGCGAACATGGCTATTTACAGCGTGGATTCGCGTGGGTTGGAGGCACTGTCGCCGTTGGGTGATGCGTCTACAGGTTCACTGCGCGGCACCTCCGCATATAGCGGACGTGCAATGCAGTCGCGACTGGATTCGAACTTCGCATCGCAGGAGACGCTGGGCACATTGGCGTCAGACACGGGCGGCAAGTTCTTCTCAGACTCGAATGATTTCGGCCCTGCATTCGCGCAGATTCAGCACGATACTGAGGCGTATTACATTCTTGGTTTCCGCTCCACGGATCAACGGCGCGATGGCGTGTTCCGTCATCTGACGGTTAAGTTAAATAACCATCCCGATGCGAAGCTGGAGTATCGTCCTGGCTATTACGCTCCTGCCGACTTCAAACATCAGAAGACGGAAGATCGTGAATACGCGCTCAACGAACAGTTGAAGAGCGACCTGCCCGCAATGGATATTTCAATGTATCTGGAGGCTTTCTACTTCCGCGTTGCGCCGAATGAGTACTACATTCCCATGTCGCTGATTGTGCCGGGTTCGCAGATTCCGTTTACTCGCAGCAAGGATCAGGACAAGGCAACGCTGGACATTGTTGGCCAGGTGAAGAATGCGCAGGGCATTGCGGTGGGCAATGCGCGCGAAACGATCAAGCTGTCCGTTGATGGGAACCTTGGCGCGGCGCGGCGCAACATTCAATACAGCACTGGCTTCTCGCTGGCTCCGGGGCACTATCACGTGAAGTTTGTGGCGCGTGAAAATGAGACCGGCAACATGGGCTCGTTTGAGACGGACCTTGTGGTTCCCGACCAACGCAAGCAGCCGATCAAACTTTCGAGTGTGGTGCTGAGTTCGCAGCGCACACCTGCAGCGCAACAGCCACGACGGCCGGGACCGATGCCTCCGGGAATGCATGCGCCGGTGAATCCGCTGGTGCAGGATGGGCAACAGTTTGTGCCGAATGTACCGCACGTGTTCCGACAGGATGCGCACTTGTATCTGCTGTACGAGTTGTACGATCCGGCGAAGGCTGCTGCTGTGGCGCAACAACAGGCAGTCACGGAAGCGAATGCGAAACAGAGTGGCATGAAGTCGCGGCCAGCGTCTGGCGGTATTCATGTGCTGACGTCCATTGAGTTCCTGCAAAACGGCGCGAAGGTGTTTGAGACTCCGCTGGTTGCCGCAGACACATTGAATGAAGCGGAGCGCGGTGCGGTTGGCTTCACCTTCGATGTGCCGTTGGACACGTTGAAGCCGGGCACGTACATCTGCCAGGTGAATGTGGTGGATGACACTGCTGGGACGTTTACTTTCCCGCGGCTGGCAGTGAAAGTTGTTGCGCCAACACCGACTGCTGCACCTGCAAATCCTGCAACGCCTGCGGTGCCCACTTCCACTTCTGCGACTCCTGCGGGAAACTAA
- a CDS encoding VOC family protein — protein sequence MQARATKDVLLQTPHLEEATAFYRDVLGLRVFMNTPDMVGLDAGAFSLYLDRAGSLGPVLEFLVDDVAEARRDLLDSGCTVIADDPSIPRLYMRDPFGLIYNIGQDPHAVKDDPEPIRDPEPPPHY from the coding sequence ATGCAGGCACGCGCTACAAAAGACGTTCTGTTGCAGACCCCACATCTTGAAGAGGCCACGGCCTTCTATCGGGATGTGCTGGGTCTGCGCGTGTTCATGAACACACCCGATATGGTGGGGCTGGATGCGGGCGCGTTTTCGCTCTATCTGGATCGTGCTGGATCGCTTGGCCCGGTGCTTGAATTTCTGGTGGATGATGTTGCGGAAGCGCGACGTGATCTGCTGGACAGTGGATGCACAGTGATTGCAGATGATCCTTCGATCCCGCGTTTGTATATGCGTGATCCTTTCGGCTTGATCTACAACATTGGCCAGGATCCGCACGCGGTGAAGGATGATCCGGAACCCATCCGCGATCCTGAGCCGCCTCCTCACTATTGA
- a CDS encoding class I SAM-dependent rRNA methyltransferase, translating into MTVKRKERRDTGARKKFSGGSRPVATEPQLLEADEAGPAVILSRRAADKLRAGHLWVYRSDVESLIPALGATAMVPGGLVTLMDSRRIPLGSAMYSEASQIALRKISAEPRVGRGEYVEDMAVRVRAALALRQKMLADGSTDSARLIFSEADNLPGIVVDRYGNLVVLQLLAQGTAQDDVRDVLARELAVDGVNQVVERADPRIRELENLPAPSAEPLFVREGVSGPPKTLFTLNGLHLHYDANAGQKTGAFLDQRLNYAAAAAAHAEAHGSGNGEALDICTYQGGFALHLARVAAKVTGVDQSRSSLETAEENLEQNRKAIAAEVEWIEADAFELLRAYDSEKRQFDTIVLDPPAFAKTKRAAEGAMRGYKELNLRAMRMLKPGGVLVTCSCSHHVSREMFIATVAEAAADAGRHVRLMETRGAAPDHPEVLTLPETAYLKCLILRVD; encoded by the coding sequence ATGACTGTAAAACGCAAAGAACGGCGCGATACCGGCGCACGCAAGAAGTTTTCCGGTGGCAGCCGACCTGTCGCCACCGAACCCCAATTGCTTGAAGCAGATGAGGCAGGGCCAGCGGTGATTCTGTCGCGGCGGGCGGCGGATAAGCTGCGCGCGGGGCACCTGTGGGTGTACCGGAGCGATGTGGAGTCGTTGATTCCGGCTCTGGGGGCGACTGCGATGGTGCCGGGTGGGTTGGTGACGCTGATGGATAGCCGGCGGATTCCGCTGGGATCGGCAATGTATTCCGAGGCTTCGCAGATTGCGCTCCGCAAGATTTCCGCAGAACCGCGTGTGGGACGTGGCGAATATGTGGAAGATATGGCGGTGCGGGTGCGCGCTGCGCTGGCCCTGCGGCAGAAGATGCTGGCGGATGGCAGCACAGATTCGGCGCGGCTGATCTTCTCAGAGGCCGACAACCTACCGGGAATCGTGGTGGATCGTTACGGCAACCTGGTAGTGCTGCAGTTGCTGGCACAAGGCACGGCGCAGGACGATGTGCGCGACGTACTGGCACGCGAGCTGGCTGTAGATGGTGTGAACCAGGTGGTGGAGCGGGCCGATCCGCGTATTCGCGAGTTGGAGAATCTTCCTGCGCCTTCTGCGGAGCCGCTCTTTGTACGTGAAGGCGTGAGTGGGCCGCCGAAGACGCTGTTCACGCTGAACGGACTTCACCTGCACTACGACGCGAATGCCGGGCAGAAGACGGGCGCGTTTCTGGATCAGCGATTGAACTACGCCGCGGCAGCCGCAGCACATGCGGAAGCGCATGGCAGCGGCAACGGTGAGGCGCTGGACATCTGCACCTATCAGGGTGGGTTTGCACTGCACCTGGCGCGTGTGGCGGCGAAGGTTACGGGTGTGGATCAGAGCCGTAGTTCGCTTGAGACTGCTGAAGAGAACCTGGAGCAGAATCGTAAAGCGATTGCGGCCGAGGTGGAGTGGATTGAGGCGGATGCGTTTGAACTGCTTCGCGCCTATGACTCGGAGAAGCGGCAGTTCGACACGATTGTTCTGGATCCACCTGCGTTTGCGAAGACGAAGCGTGCGGCCGAGGGCGCGATGCGCGGTTACAAGGAGCTGAATCTGCGCGCGATGCGGATGCTGAAGCCGGGTGGTGTGCTGGTGACGTGTTCGTGTTCGCACCATGTGAGCCGCGAGATGTTCATCGCCACCGTCGCGGAAGCTGCTGCGGATGCAGGACGACATGTGCGATTGATGGAGACACGCGGTGCGGCACCTGATCATCCTGAGGTGTTGACGCTGCCTGAGACGGCGTATCTAAAGTGCCTGATTTTGCGCGTGGATTGA
- a CDS encoding TonB-dependent receptor, which translates to MLQAQTAAPPAPATDAPPQAATAPQEVQGGTITGTVTSASATDANGKKAAGTPLPGVTITATNTLTGKKYSTATDVSGGFRMTIPRNGRYVIRAEFAAFAAATAEVVLNATQHEGKAALELELASRVAARTAQESGTTAVAGVTAQTLTRGLQSLRGAQAGAVDTEDASAGGEAAPTLTSIGGADTTGADSVAVSGQGGQINGLAGFNEDDMRNRIQDAIANAQRNGGGQSEIANAIVGMVGGMMQGGPGGFGGPGGGPGGGFGGGGFGGPGGGPGGFGGGGGFGRGGFRNFNPSAIHGNVYYTAGNAALDATQFSITGNPVKPAYSSNRYGVALNGSPYIPGLFKPSTKQNLFLNWTGQRVSTPSNIYGTVPTLLQRSGDFNGLTQTVSGVATPVILYNPYTGTPYGNCATYTNPTCNVITTPLSAQAQALLQYIPTPNTTTNGTTSTNENYNYQRIATIGNNSSQISARFTRQLGASAGQGFGGGGRGGGGARGGGGGNQRQQGPAVLRQNLSANFAYSHTASDSRGLMAALDGKNVSNGYSLSTGYQLSYGRLSNSLTLGWNRSRGMATNNFTSGTVDPASAAGLSIPKPITAQQSLYYGVPGLSFTNFTGISDTQPSDRLQEVFTLSDVVSWRHGKHNFRFGFDGRRQHLDMIAGSNGLGSFSFTGYATQSPSGTNATGTTSGSAFADFLLGAPQTTAIQAGSNKIYLREWIFDGYVQDDYRVRRDITVNYGLRYEYFSPYIEENNRLVNLDHNADFTEYARVVSGASGPYSGAFPRSLITPDGSLWSPRIGVAWSPKYLKNTVVRGGYGLNFNVGQYANFANSLSYQQPFAQSQNNTAKVGSTDQGCGNITTAGSASGSLFTLANGFSCTSSSILQNTFAVNKNYRLGRVQVFNMDIQHTFPMGIVTNVGYNGSLGSSLDLRRSPNRTATSVIGNAQSIVYEDSIGDSRFHSLSVNARKRLQKGVSLQATYQYGHSIDDASSIGGVGNNTIVQNDKRIDLEYGNSSFDVRHKVTGNFLYELPIGPNRTFLNKGGKLSKALDNFGFSGTFTFATGTYTTPQYQNTVAQASAGNNFTLRPDRDFTQPIAGAGTLRSWFNPKAFTTPSSSVVFGTASRNSIELPGTVAVNMSLSKSIPLGELRNFEGRITASNVFNTVQYSGVNSVLNSSTFGQITAVAAPRKLTFDARYRF; encoded by the coding sequence ATGTTGCAGGCGCAAACAGCCGCTCCACCTGCACCTGCTACAGATGCGCCGCCCCAGGCTGCAACTGCTCCACAAGAAGTGCAGGGCGGCACCATTACTGGCACCGTGACTTCTGCATCGGCTACGGATGCGAACGGCAAGAAGGCCGCAGGAACACCGCTGCCGGGCGTGACCATTACCGCCACGAACACGTTGACCGGCAAGAAGTACTCCACGGCGACAGATGTTAGCGGTGGTTTTCGCATGACCATTCCGCGTAACGGGCGTTATGTGATCCGTGCGGAGTTTGCTGCGTTTGCTGCGGCCACGGCTGAGGTTGTACTGAATGCAACGCAGCACGAAGGCAAGGCTGCGCTGGAACTGGAGTTGGCTTCGCGCGTTGCCGCACGCACGGCGCAGGAAAGCGGAACAACTGCTGTTGCGGGAGTGACTGCGCAGACGCTGACGCGCGGGTTGCAATCATTGCGCGGCGCTCAGGCTGGTGCAGTGGATACAGAAGATGCGTCAGCGGGAGGCGAGGCTGCTCCCACACTGACTTCCATTGGCGGCGCGGATACGACGGGCGCGGACTCTGTTGCCGTGAGCGGGCAGGGCGGGCAGATCAACGGGCTTGCCGGGTTTAACGAAGACGACATGCGTAACCGCATTCAGGATGCGATTGCGAATGCGCAGCGCAATGGTGGCGGGCAATCTGAAATTGCCAATGCCATTGTGGGCATGGTGGGCGGCATGATGCAGGGCGGTCCCGGTGGATTTGGTGGACCGGGGGGTGGTCCTGGCGGCGGCTTCGGTGGTGGTGGATTTGGTGGGCCAGGTGGCGGGCCGGGTGGATTTGGTGGTGGCGGCGGATTTGGCCGCGGCGGTTTCCGCAACTTCAATCCTTCCGCCATTCACGGCAACGTGTATTACACCGCAGGCAATGCTGCCTTGGATGCCACGCAGTTTTCCATCACTGGCAATCCGGTGAAGCCTGCATACAGCAGCAATCGGTATGGTGTGGCGCTGAATGGGTCGCCGTATATTCCGGGATTGTTCAAGCCGAGTACGAAACAGAATCTGTTTCTGAACTGGACTGGTCAGCGCGTCTCCACGCCAAGCAATATCTACGGAACGGTGCCTACGCTGCTGCAACGCAGTGGTGATTTCAATGGGTTGACGCAGACGGTGAGTGGCGTTGCGACGCCGGTGATTCTGTACAACCCTTACACCGGTACTCCGTATGGCAATTGCGCGACGTATACCAATCCAACGTGCAACGTGATCACCACGCCACTGAGTGCGCAGGCGCAGGCGTTGCTGCAGTACATTCCCACGCCGAACACAACGACCAACGGCACCACCAGTACAAACGAAAATTACAACTACCAACGCATTGCGACGATTGGAAACAATTCGTCACAGATTTCGGCGCGGTTTACGCGGCAGCTTGGTGCCAGTGCGGGACAAGGCTTTGGTGGTGGTGGGCGCGGCGGTGGCGGAGCCCGTGGTGGCGGCGGTGGCAATCAGCGTCAGCAGGGACCTGCAGTGTTGCGTCAGAATTTGAGTGCGAACTTTGCTTACTCACACACTGCAAGCGATTCCCGTGGATTGATGGCTGCGCTGGATGGCAAGAACGTCAGCAATGGCTACAGCCTAAGTACGGGATACCAATTGAGCTATGGACGGCTGAGCAACAGCCTGACGCTGGGGTGGAACCGCAGTCGCGGTATGGCGACGAACAACTTCACTAGCGGCACAGTCGATCCCGCAAGTGCGGCGGGGCTCAGCATTCCGAAGCCCATCACAGCGCAGCAGAGCTTGTATTACGGCGTGCCAGGGCTATCGTTCACCAACTTCACAGGCATCTCTGACACGCAGCCTTCCGATCGTTTGCAGGAAGTGTTCACGCTGAGCGATGTGGTGAGTTGGCGGCATGGCAAACACAACTTCCGCTTTGGATTTGATGGCCGTCGCCAGCATCTGGACATGATTGCGGGCAGCAATGGTTTGGGTTCGTTCTCCTTTACCGGCTATGCAACGCAATCTCCATCAGGGACGAACGCCACAGGGACTACCAGTGGTTCTGCGTTTGCAGATTTTCTGTTGGGAGCGCCACAGACAACGGCCATTCAGGCGGGCAGCAATAAGATTTATCTGCGCGAGTGGATCTTCGATGGATATGTGCAGGATGACTATCGTGTTCGTCGCGATATCACTGTGAACTATGGACTGCGTTACGAATACTTCTCGCCGTATATCGAAGAGAACAACCGCCTGGTGAATCTGGATCATAACGCTGACTTTACGGAATACGCGCGTGTGGTTTCAGGTGCCAGCGGACCTTACTCAGGGGCATTTCCTCGCTCGCTGATTACACCGGATGGCTCGCTGTGGTCACCACGCATTGGTGTGGCGTGGAGTCCGAAGTATCTGAAGAACACGGTGGTGCGCGGGGGGTACGGCCTGAACTTTAACGTGGGCCAGTATGCGAATTTCGCGAACTCGCTCTCGTATCAGCAGCCTTTTGCCCAATCACAAAACAACACAGCGAAGGTAGGCAGCACGGATCAGGGTTGCGGCAACATCACGACTGCGGGTTCTGCGAGTGGCAGTTTGTTCACGCTGGCGAATGGCTTTAGCTGCACCTCGTCGTCGATTCTGCAGAACACGTTTGCGGTGAATAAGAACTATCGACTGGGTCGCGTGCAGGTGTTCAACATGGACATTCAGCACACGTTCCCGATGGGCATTGTGACGAATGTTGGCTACAACGGATCGCTGGGCAGCAGCCTGGATCTGCGCCGCTCACCGAACCGCACGGCAACGTCGGTCATTGGTAATGCGCAATCGATTGTGTATGAGGATTCCATTGGTGATTCGCGTTTCCATTCGTTGAGCGTGAATGCACGCAAGCGGCTGCAGAAGGGTGTGTCGCTGCAGGCGACATATCAATACGGCCACTCGATTGATGATGCGAGTTCGATTGGCGGCGTGGGCAACAACACGATTGTGCAGAACGATAAGCGCATTGATCTGGAGTATGGCAACAGCAGCTTCGATGTGCGTCACAAGGTGACGGGAAACTTTCTGTATGAACTGCCTATCGGCCCGAACCGCACATTCCTAAACAAGGGCGGCAAGTTATCGAAGGCGCTGGATAACTTCGGGTTCAGTGGAACATTCACTTTTGCCACAGGCACGTACACAACGCCGCAGTATCAGAACACGGTGGCGCAGGCTTCTGCAGGTAATAACTTCACGTTGCGTCCGGACCGCGATTTCACCCAGCCGATTGCAGGCGCGGGAACGCTGCGTAGCTGGTTCAACCCGAAAGCATTCACCACACCATCTTCTTCCGTGGTGTTTGGCACGGCATCGCGCAACAGTATTGAACTGCCGGGAACGGTGGCTGTGAACATGTCGCTTTCAAAGAGCATTCCGCTTGGCGAGCTGCGCAATTTTGAAGGACGCATCACGGCATCGAACGTGTTCAACACAGTGCAGTACAGCGGTGTGAACTCCGTGCTGAACTCATCGACCTTTGGGCAGATTACGGCTGTGGCGGCGCCACGCAAACTCACTTTTGATGCGAGGTATCGGTTCTAA